GTATGGAACACGCCCCAGAGCATGCCCATCAGCGATGCCTCGCGCGGATTGCGCACCGCGAGAAACTTCTGAAAATCGAAGAGCTGTTCCGGCCCGCTGAAACACAGGAGCATGCCCTTCGCGACGTACGTCAGGATGACCGCGCCGAAGAGGTAGTACATCGAATCGGGCGCGATGTGGAACGGCGAATCCGGCGCGACGGCCCGGTCGAGTTTCCACACCGGCCACGGCGAATACCAGTCGGCTGGCGGCTGGATCGCAAGGCCGCGTCCGTAGGACTGATACCCGAGATACGCGATGAGGAGCGCCCCCGCGCTGAGGATGATTGTCTGAAAAAACTCGACGATGGTCAGGCCGCGGAATCCGCCGAGGACGACGTACAGTCCGGTGATGCCGATAATCAGCACCGCGCACATTCGGTCGGAAAACGGCAGGAATTGCGAGCCGAACTTGCCCATGCCGACCGCCGTGTAACCGAGAAAGGCAGACAATGTCAGGATCGCGTAGAGTGTATACGACAGGCGCGAGAGTTCGCCGCCGCGCCCGTTGCCGAAGCGGAGAACCATCCATTCGGCGCCGGTCAACACGCCGCTGCGGCGAATCCATTTGCCCATGTAGGCCATGTAGAACGCCGCGATCACGAACCCCCACAGCCATTGCACCCACATGCCGCGAAACCCGCACACGACAAGGATCGAGACGATCCACATCGTGCCCGTCACGTCGAAATACGAGGACGATCCCGACATGGCGAGCATCCACCACGGCATCGTGCGCCCGCCGAGGAAATACGATTCCATGCCTTTGGCCGCGCGGCGTTTCACGACGAATCCGACGCCGATCACGAACGCCAGGTAGGCCGCGAGGATGACGATATCGAGGGGAGTCAGCGTCACGCCGTTACGCCTTTCGCATTAGCCTCGAACAGCATCGAACATGGCGACGATGTTCTCCGGCAGCACGCCCGCCAAGATGTTGTGGACTTGCTGGAAGACGAACCCGCCGCCCGGTTTCAATGTTCGGACTTGTTGCGCGGTATGGCGGCGCACATCGTCCGGCGTGCCGTAGAGCAATATGTGCTGCGTGTCGCAGCCCCCGCCCCAGAAGGTCATTTGGCCGCCGAAATCGCGCTTGAGTCCGTCGGCGCTCATGCCCGCGCACGAAATCTGCACCGGATTTATCGCATCGAGTCCGGCGTCGATCAGATCGGGCAGGAGTTCCCGCACGCCGCCGCAACAGTGCAGCATGACCTTGACGTTCGCGAGTTCCTTTGCGCGCGCCCACATGCGCTTGTGGCGCGGCTTGAAGTATTCACGGTACATGTCCGGTGAAATCTGGGGGCCGGACTGCATGCCGAGATCGTCGCCAAACAGGATTACGTCAATATAGGGGCCGACCGCGCCAAGGAATCGTTCAAGGTTCGCGAGGTGCATTTCGACGATCCGGTCGAGGAAGGTATGCACTTGTTCGGGGTCTTCCGCGAGCAACATCAGGAAGCGGTCGTTGCGCCAGAGGAACTGGCCCATTTCGAGCAGGTTGCCGCCGAACAGGCCGATGATGGCCTTGTCTGTCTTTGCGCGCAACTGCCGCGCGCCTTCGGCGAGTTTCTTGCCACCGTCCGGCCCGGCTACGAGCGGTCCCGGCGGCGAGGCGATCGCACACCACATGGATTCGGCCATCGCGCCCGGAATGTCGTCGAGGTTGGCACGGTCCAGATAGGGGTAGTACGTCTGCTCGAAGTACAGCGCGCCCGGCGGCATCGCCGCGATTTCACGGCCCGTTGCCGCGCGGATGACCCAGCGGTCCCCATCGCGTTCCGGCAGCGCCCACGCGGGCATCTGGCACGGCGTGCCGTCGGGCAGCGTCCAGTCGCGCCAGTCGTCGTCCGACAAGGCAAAACCGCGGCCCAATTCGATGGTGTCGGCGCCGAACCGGTCGAGCACGTCGTCGTCCACGATGGCCAGTTGCTGGATCGGGTCGTACACGCGAATCGTCTTCACGGGCAACCCAAGGTGTTTGCGCAGTCGCGCATAGGCGATGGCCGCGATCCCGCTCGACCGATGACCCGAGAAGTCTATCGGCACGCAATCCGGTTCGCGATGGTTCAATGACGTTAAGACACGTTCGCGCGAGGTCATGACCGTTTCCTCCCTGAATCCGCTTCAATCCGCTTTGATGCGCACGGTAACCATGCCGTACGGCGGCACGGACACGGCGCCCTCCAAGGGTTCAAGTTTCTTTTCATCAAGATTGCTCAACCACATCTTGGATTTTTTTGTCCCATGCCAAAGCAGCCGGGCTTCTTCGGGCCGGCCCGATGCGCCGTAGAGACGCACAATCAGATCCTTGCCGTCGTCCGCCGGTTTCAGCAGACTGGCCTGGACACCCGAAGGTTCGACGGTAAGCAGACTCGATATAACGTCCGGCGAGGACGCATCCGCGGGCGCGGCTAGCAAGGGTTGCGCATCTTCGACGCCCCATCGCGCGGCCTGGGCGGCATCGAAGAACGCGTGCGGGCGCAGGGCATAGCGGAATGCGGCGGTTCCGCCCTGGCTGGCCTTGTAGTTCGTCTCCCAGTAATTGTTCATCACGTACGCATAGAGCGTGGCCGACGGTTCCACGTGCTCCATCCAGCCGACCCGCGTCGGATCGCACGTGATGTCGCCGATTTCGATAAGCGGTGTATCGGGCATGGTCCACGTGACGCCGCATTGTTGGTTCGACACGTCCACCCACCGCTGCACGGTGAAATAGTTCTTGCATGCGCCCGCGGTCTGATCGGCTTCGGGCCGCACGACCGCCCACGGCGTATCCATGCGGACAACCGGATTCGGTACGCGGAACGGAAACGCGAAATGGACCGCCTCCTGCGTGTAGACGTCCTGCTTCTTGAGCGAGTTCACTATTTCGACGCAATCGAGTCCGGCGATAACGCGCACTTTGCGCGAAAGGGCGTCGCAGCCCGGCGCGGCGGATTCGATCAGCAACGACGCGACGAGCGGTCCCTTTTCCTTCACGGCGACCGTCGCGGCCTCGACGCGCCGGCGCGCGCCTTCGGCATTCGGATCGCGGCCCGCGACGTACACGTACTCGTTCAGGCCGGCCATTTTTTCGGTGTCCACGAGATCGCCTTCAATGCCCGCGTGGACGAGACTGCGAAGCGCGCCGGTCTTGTCGTCAACCGTCAACGTGAACGAGGCGGTGCGCAGGCCGTTTTCGACGGCTTCCGCAGCCTGTTCATGATAGGCCTCGCCCGCCACAATCCGGTATTTGTTCGCGCCGAACGGCGGCACATCCTTTGCCAGAAACGCAAGTTCCCCGGTCGAAAGCCGCTGCGAGGGCGTGGGCGCGTCGCCGGGACCGATGACCCGGTCGCCCGCCGCGCACTGTTCGCCGGACAGCGTTACCAAGCCGGTGCGCGGCCACGAACACGTGTTGTAGACGAGCCACGCGCCCGCGCCCCGCGGCCTGATCGCGGCATCGAGCAATGCGCGCGACTGCTTGTCCGCATCGAGCGCAAAGGCCTGTTTGACCGCCCATTGTTGTTTTACGAAATCGCACAACGGTTCGCTGATCGAGTTGTGCGCGCCCCATGTATGCTCGTCGTACAGGATGACATTGCGCCATGCCTCCTGAAAATCCTTCGGGACATATTCCTGCGGCGCGCGCATCGCGAACAGCGCCGACGCCTGTACGATCCGATCGGCCGCCGCGCGGTTCAAGACCGTCTCGACCGCCGACGACGCCGCGCCGTCTTCCCAGTACGGCGTGAAATCGCCTGAAACGGATGGCAGCCGGTCGCCATACGCGCGCTCGAACGCCTCGAAAAACTCGCGCGTCGTCGCGAGGATCAATTTTGGATAGGCATACCGTTTGTTCCAGTCGTTGACAATATCGGCCACGCGCGGATCGGGCGGACCGTTGTCGCCGCCGATGTTGTACCGGAACCATGCCATGTCGTAGGGGTAGCCTGCGTTTTCCAGGCGCGCGAGTTGGGCCAATACGCGCGATCCGTCGCCGAGGCCGCCGCCGTGGAATCCCGAATACGCCATGCCCGTCACCCAGCACAATACCTTTTCCTGTCCGGACGGCGACACCCAGTAGAACGGCCGGTCGCTCCATGCCGACAGCGTGAATCCAATGCGATGGCCCATGTTCGGCCCGATCGAGAAGTATTTGATCCCGCTCTGCGCGAGCACGGGAACGATACCCCACGTGTAACCCGGCACATCGCTGATCATCGCGGCTTCGATCGGCACGCCGTGGGTCTCGCGCATTCGCCGCGCATACCCCGTCAATTCGACGAGTTCCTCCGGACGGCACAACGCGGTCAATTCATTGCCGTAAAGCGCGTCGAGGCCGATCCAGCCCTTCTTGACGGCTTCCACGAAAGCTGCGCGCTTTTCCGGCGGCGCCTTGCGTAGGTAACTGTCCACCGCCCACATGACTTCCGAATTCCACCGGAACCGCGAGCCTTTCGGATGGTGGTCCGTCTTTTCGGCGAGATCCATCGCCATATCGAAATAATCGCACTGTTTCTGTTCGACCTCCGATTGCACATGCGTGTAGCCGATGTCCACGTGCGAGTGCGGCAGCAGGTAGACCTGCCACAGTCGGGCTGGTTGCACATGGGCGAGGCGCGTGCCCACGACGCCCGCGGCGGTCCGCGCCTCGATTTCGATATCGGCCGCGGCCGACACGTGCGGCACGAGCAGTTCCACCTTGTGGGCGCCTGGCGCCAGGGTCTGTTCGACAGGTTCGCCGCCTTTGGCGGCCAGTTGCACCGTCACTTCGCCGCCGAACACGCTTACGTTTTGCCGGATGATTTGAAACAGTCTGCCCTTCGATTCGACGCACAGCGGCGTTCCTTCCGCTTCGCCCAGAAACATCGTTTGCTCGATAGCCGTCATCTTCACGGATCCCCTTGTTTTCAATCCTAGCCAGTCATAGAGCAGCCAACTGCCCGCCACGGTGGTTATACACACCTCATTGTTTCCCTTTTTCAATACGGCCGCCGGAACGGGGATGTCGAGTTTGCATTCCTTGCCGAGATGCGGCGCATTCGCGATGGTGTCCGCCGAACCACCGGCCGACAGCGTGAATTCCGACTCTGAACCATTGACGGAAACGCGGATTTTCGGCGGATTGGCGCCGTGCGTGTCCACCAGGTCAATATGCAGAACAGCCGGCGCCGCGGGCGCGTCCCGCAGTCCGAAAACGACGCGGAACGTGTGCGACTGGCCTCCAGCCCAGCTGTCCTCCGGTCCCGGATGCACGTACGGCCAATGCGCTTCCGGCGTTGATTCCCCGGCCACATAAACCGGGTCCGCCGAATAGTTCGCATAATTGCCCGGCGCAAGCGCGAATTCGGCATAGGAATTGTCCGCCTTGCCGATCTTCCAGATCATGCCGGCGTGCGCGAACGCCGGACACAACAACAAGCCCATGATAAAAACGACCACAACGCCTCGTCTCAGTTCCGGCAATGAAACCATGTCGTTCGCTCCGTTATTTTGGGGTTGATTCCGTTGTTGGCGTTTCATCCGCGCTTTGGTGCGTGAAAAAGGGGATAGGGGGATATTTCTGGGAAATGGAGATGAACATTTTGTTGAAAACCAATCTTCGATGCAAGAACAGGGCCTACCGTCATTCTCTGAAGCATACACGCACCGTGTGAGGATAATTCAAACCTGCCCCGCATGGCCATTTTACCTTCGTCATCGGTATCGCGCTTCTCAAGGGTATGCCATCGGTTTCCACCCGGCGACGGGCTTCTTCGACGATGCGTCCACGATGCGAATTTGCACGCGCTGCGTCGCGGACACGACCGGCGTCAACGCCCCGGCGGCCTTCGCGCCCGCCAGCCGCGACACCGGAATCCGCTTGCCGCCCGGCAGATGGAATTCCGCTTCGGGATGCGCCGTGTACTCCACAAGAATCTCTCGATCCGAGATTTTCGGCACCAGGTTGTTGTGGCCGTCCGCCCATGCGTCGTTCGGATAAATGCGCCGCGGTTGCGCCGAAATGACCTGGCCAAGGTCCAGTTGTATCTGCGGCAGCACCCCATCTTCATTCAAGCGAGGGTCGAAGGCCTTTCCTTTGGGCAGCGCCAGGATGGCCTTGCGCCGCGTCTCCCATCGTAACGGATTCGACGCGACATTCCCCGCGCTGATGGCCGAAACAATCGTCAGTCCGGAGCGCGGCTCGATGCGAAGTCCCGCGATCGCCTTTTCCGGATGCGGGTTTTCCCACGCCCACAGCCAGTTGATCCACCGGAAGTTGTAACATCCCGCGACACGCGTCTGCGCCTGTCCCCAGCCCACCCACGGCGGCATCGGCGGTTGCTGCTCATGCGGCGGCCGCACCGGCATCGCCTTGTGATGCACGACCGACTGGAAACAGTTCTCGCCCCAGCATGGCCGCGAGAGCATCCCGATGTGATGCCGCCGCCGGATGGCGCACACGGTCTCCGAACCGTCCGCGTACCGGAACACATAGTCCGCGACGTGTTCGGCCAGCCGCCCGTATCCGCGCGAAGCCGTCAGCAGTCCGTCCCGGTTCCATTCGATCGGCTCGATATCCGTCGTGTGCATGAACACCAGCCAGCGCGTCTTGACGCGGGGCCATTCCGCCGACACCGCCGAATCGCGCGCCGCCAGCACGTCGCCGATCGCAAACGGCACGCCCCAGCCGACGCAATCGCCCGACGGCACGTGGGCGATGTTTTCTTTCAAGACCGGGCTGCACGCGCCCCGCGCCAAATCACCAAATGTCTTGTTGCCGGAGAATCGAACCGGCGTAAAACGCCGTGAATGCGGCCCATCCCGATATGCGCCCATGGCTTGCTCCTCCTTGGTTGCGTGCGCATCCAACTTACACCCTTTGCCTTCCCATTGACAAAATCATACCTCTTTTTTCCCTAACGCGGATCAGCCGCAATGCATCAATCAAGGGCATGATTTCTTTGTCCGCAACTTCTGTGCAACACACACAGAAGTTGCGGACAAAGAAATCAAAGCGGCGTAGCCACAAGGCCTCCATCAATAAAGCGATTACGAAAATGATTACGATCGCCAACATCCCGGGAAGTCGCTATCGGATTTTGGAGACGTGGATCGCATGCGTTCCGGTTAGTCCGGTTGAAGATTTTGTCCGACTTCTGTACTGTAAGCGACATTCTTTTCGTTTTTTTCCCAAAAGTACGGAGGCATGGTTATGCGTCTTGGCGGGCCGGTGTTCGGCGATTGTTCGGATCCGCGCCGGTGGGTTGCGGCATTGAAATCGTGCGGATACCGCGCCGCATATTGTCCGGTGGACAACAAGGCGGACGATGCGGCGGTACGGGCATTTGCGGACGCGGCTCACGCGGCGGACATTGTTATTGCCGAGGTGGGCGCGTGGAGCAATCCGATGTCCCCTGACGAAAAAACGGCCCGGGAAGCGTTGGCGCATTGCCAGGCGCAATTGGCGCTGGCGGATCGCATCGGCGCGCGGTGTTGCGTGAACATTTCGGGATCGTGCGGTGCACAATGGGACGGACCCGATCCGAGGAACCTGACGCGGGAGACTTTCGACCGTATTGTCGAGGTAACGCGGGCCATCATTGACGCGGTGAACCCTTCCCGGACATATTACACGCTCGAAACGATGCCGTGGATGTATCCGGATTCGGCGGAGTCGTATGTGGCGTTGCTGAAGGCCATCGATCGTCCGCGTTTCGCGGTCCATCTCGACCCGGCGAATTTGCTTTGCAGCCCGCAACGATATTTCGGGAATGCGGACTTGATTCGCGAGTGTTTTGACAAGTTGGGTCCGCATATCCGCAGTTGCCATGCCAAGGACATTGCGCTGGCGCCGCGGTTGACCACACATCTCGACGAGGTTCGGCCGGGACTGGGCGGGCTTGACTACGCGGTCTTTCTGCGGGAACTGGACAAACGGGATGCGGACATTCCCCTGATGCTCGAACACCTCCAGACGGCCGAAGAATACATCCAGGCGGCGGAACATATACGGAAAACGGCTTGGTCCATCGGGACGACATGTTGAGGCAGGCGATTACATGATTTTTTGGCTTTATGCGGGATTTATCGCGTTTGTTCTGAGCGCGCTGGCGATCGATCTCGGCGTGTTCAACCGCAAGGATCGCGACGTGCGCACCCGCGAGGCATTCGCGTGGTGCGGTGTATGGGTGTCGTTGTCGCTGCTGTTCGCCATCGGTGTCTACTGGATGTACGAGACGAAATGGCTCGGCATGGGGACCGCGGAACACATGACGGGACGCCAGGCCGCGATCCAATTCGTTACCGCGTATCTCATCGAGTACTCGCTGAGCATAGACAACATGATCGTGTTCGCGATCGTCTTTGCTTTTTTCCGCGTGCCTAAACACTACCAGCACCGCGTCCTGGTATGGGGCATTCTGGGCGCGTTGATTATGCGCGGCGCCATGATTGCGGCCGGCGTGACACTGATCAAACATTTTGAATGGGTTTCTTATGTATTCGGCGCATTGCTGCTGCTGACCGCGGTGAAAATGTCGTTCTCCGAGGGGGAAGTGCACCCCGAAAATAACATCCTGCTTCGCATGGCGCGGCGGTTCTATCCGGTCACGTCGGAATTCCACGGCAATCGCTTTTTCACGCGCATGAACGGCCGCGGCGCGGCGACGCCGCTTTTCCTGGTGCTGCTTGTCATCGAAAGTTCCGATGTGATGTTCGCCATAGATTCGATTCCGGCGGTGATAGCGGTTACGCGGGAGCCGTTCCTTGTGTTCACGTCGAATGTGTTCGCCATCCTGGGCTTGCGCGCGCTCTACTTCGCGCTGGCGGGCATGACGGATCGTTTCCGATATCTGAAACCGTGTCTGATTGTGCTGCTGGGATTCGTCGGCGCGAAAATGATCGCGGAACCCTTCTTTCACGTCTCGACGCCGGTGTCGTTCGGCATTATCGTCGCGATAGTGGGTATCGGCATCGGCGCCTCGATGATTCCCCGGAAGGAGGCGGTGTGAACATCCCTTTTTTTCGCGGGGCCCGGAAACTCATCATACTCGTCGTGGGCGCCAGCGTCATCGTGGTCGGCGTCGTCATGCTCGTCGTTCCCGGACCGGGAACGGTTGTCATCCCGGCGGGGCTGGCCATCCTCGCGACGGAATTTATCTGGGCCCGGCGGCTGCTCAAACGCATGAAAAAGGCGGCGATTGACGCCGTCAATTCGATTACCGGCGCCAACGGAAACCCGCCGGAAGAGAAATAACGCGACGCAGCCGCCGTGATCCGGTCGGTGCAGCGTTTCCGCTATGCGCTGAACCAGAGGGTGTTCTCGCCCAGCAGATCCTCGACTTTTTTCCGCAGGGCCGGGGTGGCGGCCACGCGACATACCCCGTTCGCCGCCACGATGACTTCGCTATGGTCGGGCCTAATGCAATGCAGTTGCACCTCGCAGGGGCCGGGGATGTCGCCCAGCAGTTTCGCAAGGCGTTCTATCAGCGACTCTTCGAGTCCTGCGGTGCGCAGGCGGATGTGCGCCACGCGCGCAAGGCGTTTCTCGGCATCCTCGATGCGAATCACATCCGATGCAATCAGGCCGGCGGTGTTGTTGCGAAAGTTGACGCGCGCCGGAATCATGACGACCATGTCGGGCGCCAGCAGTCCGGCGCATTGTTCGTAGGTGTCGGAAAAGACGGTAATCTCGCACGGTCCTTCGAGCGTGTCAAGGGTAATGAACGCCATTTTTTGTCCGCGTGACGTGATATGTTGCTTGGCAAGGGTAATGATTCCACCCACAACAACCTCCTGGCCCTCGCGGAGTTGCGGCAGATCGGCGATATGCACGGTCGTGAAGCGCCGCAGGACGTCCTTATGTCGAGCCAGGGGGTGACTGCTCACATACAGGCCGAGCGTTTCCTTTTCGAACGCGAGAATTTCCGCCTCGGGCCATTCGTCGAGCGCCGGTTTGTGATGAATCACCGGGGCGGATCCGGCCTCTTCCATAAGGTCGAACAAAGACGTCTGGCCGGCGTCGCGTTCACGCTGGGCGATTTGTCCTTCTTCGAGCGCCGCGTCTATTACGGCTTCGACCTGTCGGCGATTCCAGCCCGTGCTCACGAAGGCCCCCGCCTTGTTCATGCTTTCGATAAGACGGCGGTTGACGCCTTTTGTGCCCATCCGGCAGCAGAAATCGAAGATGTCGGAAAAGACACCCTTGGTGTTGCGCTCCTTGAACACGGTTTCGGCAAACGCCGAACCGACATTCTTGATCGCGCCCAAACCGAACCGGATACGGCTGCCTTCCACGGTGAAATCGCCACCGCTGTTGTTGATGTCCGGAGGCAGCACGTCGAAGCCCATCTGACGGCATTCCTCCACATACAGGGCGACCTTGTCCATGTCGCCGGCTTCGCTGGACAGCAGCGCCGCCATGAATTCGACCGGATAGTTCGCTTTCAGGTACGCGGTCTGGTATGCCACGAATGCATACGCCATGCTGTGCGACTTGTTGAAGGCATATCCGGCAAATAGTTCGATCTTCGTGAATACGGCATCGGCAAGTTTCTCGTCAACACCGTTGGCCACGGCGCCCTCGACAAACTGCTTTCGCTGCCGGGCCATGAGTTCCGCGTCTTTCTTGCCCATTGCGCGCCGCATTATGTCGGCTTGGCCCAGCGAGAAGCCGGCCAAGGCGCGAACGATGTGCATGACCTGTTCCTGGTACAGCATGACCCCGTACGTTTCTTTCAGAATCGGCTCCAACATCGGATGGTCGTAGACGATTTTGGATGCATTGTGTTTCGACTCGACGTACTGGTCTATGAACTGCATCGGACCGGGGCGGTATAGGGCGACCAACGCGCAGATTTCCTCGATGCTTTCGAGACCGATGCGTTTTGACAAGTCGCGCATGCCCGAACTTTCGAGTTGAAACACGCCCGTCGTGCGACCGCTCCGGAGCAACTCATAGGTCTTTGCGTCGTCGAGTGGAATGTCGTCCATGTCCAGGTTGACGCCGTGGTTTTCACGGATCAACTTGACGGCGTCGGCGATGACCGTCAGCGTGCGCAGGCCGAGCAAATCCATCTTGAGCAGGCCGATTTTTTCGACGCATTTCATTTCGGCCTGTGTGGCGACCACATCCCCGGTGGGGGCCTTGAACAGGGCCACGTGATTGGTGAGCGGCTCGTCGCAAATGACCACGCCCGCGGCATGCGTGCCGCAATTGCCGATGATGCCCTCGAGACGCGTCGCCAGATGCCACAGGCGCGCGATTTGCGGTTCCTCGGCGACGCGCCGCTTGAGTTCGGGCTCCTTTTGCATCGCGTCCTTGAGTTTGATGTTGAGTTCGTCCGGAATCAGTTTCGCGATGGAATCCACTTCCGTGTAGGACATGCCCATTACGCGGCCCACGTTGCGGATGGCCTGCCGCGCGAGCATCCGGCCGAAGGTAATGATCTGGCTGACGTTGTCCGCCCCATATTTTTGGTGGACGTATTCGATGACTTCCTCACGGCGGCGGTAGCAAAAATCGAGATCGAAATCCGGCATCGAGACACGGTCGGGATTCAAAAAGCGCTCGAAGAGCAGGTTGTATCGAATCGGATCGAGATTCGTGATGCGCAGCGCATAGGCGACCAGGCTGCCCGCGCCTGAGCCGCGTCCCGGACCGACGGGAATGCCTTTGCCGCGCGCAAAATTTATCAAATCCCAGACGACGAGGAAGTAGTCAACGAATTGCATCTTTTCGATGACACCCAACTCGTATTCGGCCCGCTCGACATGTTCGGGCCCCGGATTGCCATGGTAACGGTCCGAAAGCCCAAGGGCGACCAATTGGCGAAGATAGACCTCCTTCGATAGGCCTTCCGGCGGCCGGTACTTCGGAACCAGTTGCTGTCCAAGCGGGATTGTGAGATTGCAGCGCGCCGCAACCGCCTCGGTGTTGGCGACCGCCTCCGGCCATTCCGCAAATTTTTCGCGCATCTCGTCCGGACTGCAGAAATGAAACTCATTCGTGGGAAACTTGAAATGGTTTTCATCCGAAAGCACGGTTTGGGTTTGGATGCACAGGAGAACCTGGTGGGCCTCGGCGTCCTGTTTGTCGAGGTAGTGGCTGTCGTTTGTCGCCACGATTTGCAATCCATACTTGCGCGCCAGTTCGACCAGGATCGGATTCACGCGCCGTTCTTCCGGCATGCCGTGATCCATCAGTTCGATGTAGAAATTCTCGCGACCGTAGATACGAATGTATTTTTCGATGGCCGCTTTGGCCTTGTCCATTTCATCGCGTTGGATGTAGTGGGGTATTTCGCCGCCGAGACACGCGCTCATCGCTATCAGGCCGCGGTTGTACCGCGTCAGCAGTTCCTCATCCACGCGCGGGCGGTAATGATGGCCCTCGAGATATCCGAGCGTGCTCAACTGGCAGAGGTTGTGGTATCCCTCCTCGTTTTCGCAAAGCAGGAGAAGATGAAAATAGGACTCGCTTTGGGATCGGGCGCGCTTGTCGAAACGGCTTCCCCGCGCCAGATACAGTTCGGACC
The DNA window shown above is from Candidatus Hydrogenedentota bacterium and carries:
- a CDS encoding TIM barrel protein, translating into MRLGGPVFGDCSDPRRWVAALKSCGYRAAYCPVDNKADDAAVRAFADAAHAADIVIAEVGAWSNPMSPDEKTAREALAHCQAQLALADRIGARCCVNISGSCGAQWDGPDPRNLTRETFDRIVEVTRAIIDAVNPSRTYYTLETMPWMYPDSAESYVALLKAIDRPRFAVHLDPANLLCSPQRYFGNADLIRECFDKLGPHIRSCHAKDIALAPRLTTHLDEVRPGLGGLDYAVFLRELDKRDADIPLMLEHLQTAEEYIQAAEHIRKTAWSIGTTC
- a CDS encoding polysaccharide lyase family protein, translating into MVSLPELRRGVVVVFIMGLLLCPAFAHAGMIWKIGKADNSYAEFALAPGNYANYSADPVYVAGESTPEAHWPYVHPGPEDSWAGGQSHTFRVVFGLRDAPAAPAVLHIDLVDTHGANPPKIRVSVNGSESEFTLSAGGSADTIANAPHLGKECKLDIPVPAAVLKKGNNEVCITTVAGSWLLYDWLGLKTRGSVKMTAIEQTMFLGEAEGTPLCVESKGRLFQIIRQNVSVFGGEVTVQLAAKGGEPVEQTLAPGAHKVELLVPHVSAAADIEIEARTAAGVVGTRLAHVQPARLWQVYLLPHSHVDIGYTHVQSEVEQKQCDYFDMAMDLAEKTDHHPKGSRFRWNSEVMWAVDSYLRKAPPEKRAAFVEAVKKGWIGLDALYGNELTALCRPEELVELTGYARRMRETHGVPIEAAMISDVPGYTWGIVPVLAQSGIKYFSIGPNMGHRIGFTLSAWSDRPFYWVSPSGQEKVLCWVTGMAYSGFHGGGLGDGSRVLAQLARLENAGYPYDMAWFRYNIGGDNGPPDPRVADIVNDWNKRYAYPKLILATTREFFEAFERAYGDRLPSVSGDFTPYWEDGAASSAVETVLNRAAADRIVQASALFAMRAPQEYVPKDFQEAWRNVILYDEHTWGAHNSISEPLCDFVKQQWAVKQAFALDADKQSRALLDAAIRPRGAGAWLVYNTCSWPRTGLVTLSGEQCAAGDRVIGPGDAPTPSQRLSTGELAFLAKDVPPFGANKYRIVAGEAYHEQAAEAVENGLRTASFTLTVDDKTGALRSLVHAGIEGDLVDTEKMAGLNEYVYVAGRDPNAEGARRRVEAATVAVKEKGPLVASLLIESAAPGCDALSRKVRVIAGLDCVEIVNSLKKQDVYTQEAVHFAFPFRVPNPVVRMDTPWAVVRPEADQTAGACKNYFTVQRWVDVSNQQCGVTWTMPDTPLIEIGDITCDPTRVGWMEHVEPSATLYAYVMNNYWETNYKASQGGTAAFRYALRPHAFFDAAQAARWGVEDAQPLLAAPADASSPDVISSLLTVEPSGVQASLLKPADDGKDLIVRLYGASGRPEEARLLWHGTKKSKMWLSNLDEKKLEPLEGAVSVPPYGMVTVRIKAD
- a CDS encoding uroporphyrinogen decarboxylase family protein; translated protein: MTSRERVLTSLNHREPDCVPIDFSGHRSSGIAAIAYARLRKHLGLPVKTIRVYDPIQQLAIVDDDVLDRFGADTIELGRGFALSDDDWRDWTLPDGTPCQMPAWALPERDGDRWVIRAATGREIAAMPPGALYFEQTYYPYLDRANLDDIPGAMAESMWCAIASPPGPLVAGPDGGKKLAEGARQLRAKTDKAIIGLFGGNLLEMGQFLWRNDRFLMLLAEDPEQVHTFLDRIVEMHLANLERFLGAVGPYIDVILFGDDLGMQSGPQISPDMYREYFKPRHKRMWARAKELANVKVMLHCCGGVRELLPDLIDAGLDAINPVQISCAGMSADGLKRDFGGQMTFWGGGCDTQHILLYGTPDDVRRHTAQQVRTLKPGGGFVFQQVHNILAGVLPENIVAMFDAVRG
- a CDS encoding TerC family protein; its protein translation is MIFWLYAGFIAFVLSALAIDLGVFNRKDRDVRTREAFAWCGVWVSLSLLFAIGVYWMYETKWLGMGTAEHMTGRQAAIQFVTAYLIEYSLSIDNMIVFAIVFAFFRVPKHYQHRVLVWGILGALIMRGAMIAAGVTLIKHFEWVSYVFGALLLLTAVKMSFSEGEVHPENNILLRMARRFYPVTSEFHGNRFFTRMNGRGAATPLFLVLLVIESSDVMFAIDSIPAVIAVTREPFLVFTSNVFAILGLRALYFALAGMTDRFRYLKPCLIVLLGFVGAKMIAEPFFHVSTPVSFGIIVAIVGIGIGASMIPRKEAV
- a CDS encoding PGPGW domain-containing protein; this translates as MNIPFFRGARKLIILVVGASVIVVGVVMLVVPGPGTVVIPAGLAILATEFIWARRLLKRMKKAAIDAVNSITGANGNPPEEK